The following nucleotide sequence is from Halobacillus mangrovi.
GAATGAGACAGCGGGTGATGATCGCAATTGCGCTTGCCTGCAATCCTTCTTTATTAATTGCCGATGAGCCGACAACTGCGCTTGATGTCACAATCCAGGCGCAAATCTTAGATTTAATCGATGATTTGAAGGAAGAAATGGGCATGGGAGTGGTCATGGTGACACACGATATGGGCGTTGTTGCAGAAGTCGCTGACCGTGTGATGGTCATGTACGCGGGGAATGTTGTGGAGACAGGTACCGTGGAAGAAATTTTTCAAAATCCTAAACATCCGTACACAAAAGGGCTGCTCGCTTCGGTTCCCAATGTTGATGAAGAAGATCATAGTCTTGAAGCCATTCCTGGATCACTTCCAAATTTGAGTGAGAAAATTACCGGCTGCCGTTTTCACCCAAGGTGTCCGTATGCGATGGATAAATGCAAGGAGGAAGACCCTCCGCATTTCCAAATCACGGACCAACATCAATCGAAATGCTGGCTGCATGAGGAGGTGCCATCAAATGAGTCCCGTCACAAAGCCTATTCTTGAAGTAGATCAAGTAAAAAAATATTTTCCGATTAAGAGTGGTTTTCTAAAACGAACGGTTGCTAACGTACAGGCTGTAGAGAGTGTCTCTGTGGATGTGATGGAAGGCGAAACGTTGGGCGTCGTTGGGGAGTCTGGCTGTGGGAAGTCTACGTTTGGACGGACTATTCTAGGCCTGGAGAGCCTGACTGATGGCTCGATTAAATTCAGAGGTGAAGAGATAGGCGGTTTATCTGAACGCCAACTGAAAAAATATAAAAAAGAAATGCAAATGATTTTCCAGGATCCTTACGCCTCATTGAATCCCAGACAGCGGATCGGAGACGCTTTAGAAGAAGCTTTCATTATTCATACAAAATTAAGTAAGGCCGAACGCAGACAGAAAGTAAAAGAACTTCTCGTTGAAGTCGGGTTAAAAGAGGAGCACGCCGAGCGTTATCCGCACGAATTCAGCGGCGGACAACGACAAAGGATTGGAATTGCCCGAGCTGTTTCTTTAAATCCTTCATTAATTGTTTGTGATGAGGCCGTATCAGCATTGGATGTATCTGTACAGGCGCAGATTATTCAGTTATTGAAAGAACTGCAGCAGTCCCATCAACTTACCTATTTGTTCATTTCTCATGACCTTGGAGTTGTGAAACATATATCAGACCGAGTATTAGTCATGTACTTAGGGGCAACCGCTGAACTTGCTCCGGCCGATCAGCTATTCGCTAAACCTCTGCATCCCTATACACAAGCTCTCTTGTCTGCCATTCCCAGACCTGTGGTGGGAAGGAAAAAGGAACGCATTCGTTTGAAAGGTGAGCTGCCTAACGCAGCTGACTACCCGAGTGGTTGT
It contains:
- a CDS encoding ABC transporter ATP-binding protein; the encoded protein is METLLNVNNLVTSFRTAEGKLQAVRGVSFSVDEGETLCIVGESGCGKSITTLSVMGLLPDNGEISEGTITFQGQELTKKKEEEMRKHRGNDISMIFQEPMTALNPVFTVGYQIMEPLHLHTKLAKNEKRKRAIELLTQVGLSNPEKTLKKYPHELSGGMRQRVMIAIALACNPSLLIADEPTTALDVTIQAQILDLIDDLKEEMGMGVVMVTHDMGVVAEVADRVMVMYAGNVVETGTVEEIFQNPKHPYTKGLLASVPNVDEEDHSLEAIPGSLPNLSEKITGCRFHPRCPYAMDKCKEEDPPHFQITDQHQSKCWLHEEVPSNESRHKAYS
- a CDS encoding ABC transporter ATP-binding protein, whose protein sequence is MSPVTKPILEVDQVKKYFPIKSGFLKRTVANVQAVESVSVDVMEGETLGVVGESGCGKSTFGRTILGLESLTDGSIKFRGEEIGGLSERQLKKYKKEMQMIFQDPYASLNPRQRIGDALEEAFIIHTKLSKAERRQKVKELLVEVGLKEEHAERYPHEFSGGQRQRIGIARAVSLNPSLIVCDEAVSALDVSVQAQIIQLLKELQQSHQLTYLFISHDLGVVKHISDRVLVMYLGATAELAPADQLFAKPLHPYTQALLSAIPRPVVGRKKERIRLKGELPNAADYPSGCPFHTRCPLAHERCRQERPEWREVEEGHFVACHEV